Proteins encoded together in one Solanum lycopersicum chromosome 7, SLM_r2.1 window:
- the LOC138337208 gene encoding uncharacterized protein, with amino-acid sequence MAPYEALYGRRCRSPIGWFDLVDMDSLDTDLLRDVMEQVRMIQYRLLTAQSRQKSYADRRYIPDESHVLSLDSEELSPDFTFEEEPIAILDRQVRKLRTKKIALVKVQWKHRSVGEATWETETDMQARYPQLFKALGTFFYFMFEDEHDS; translated from the exons ATGGCCCCATATGAGGCGTTGTATGGCAGAAGGTGTAGATctccgattggttggttcgATTTGGTGGatatggactctttggatacagatTTGCTTAGAGATGTTATGGAGCAAGttcgtatgattcagtatagactgttgacagctcagagtcgacaaaagagttatgcagatcggagg tatattccagatgaatctcatgtgctttCACTTGACTCTGAGGAGTTAAGTCCAGACTTTacatttgaggaggagcctatagctattttggatagacaggttcgaaagcttaggaccaaaAAGATTGCTTTagtgaaggtgcaatggaagcaccgatcagtgggagaggcaacttgggagactgaGACTGATATGCAGgccagatatcctcaactttttaaAGCTTTAggtactttcttttactttatgttcgaggacgaacatgattcttag